One region of Estrella lausannensis genomic DNA includes:
- a CDS encoding insulinase family protein, with protein MFSRLLLLFAILTQAPAISWSQQQEDSTHLQQEVKEGIEIREFKGHQLCEMQLSNGMRVILKQVAADEDELEIRLIAQGGWTSFIKQEKANARIATDVLWESGFGKLSPDQISSLMWRNSVELTNDIYPFSRTIEGSASEEGVETLFKMINWLFTEPQFTEEGYAQAKSYLTDTLKFQPYDANRMFDYLSKSLNTAYYKGFRQLSIQTLKAKTDLAGVKEAYEKSFGDPGEFIAIITGSFEQEEIVSLVKRYLATIPLQLKNRFLMTAKENGAPQFPSGVTRVEVPSLQLGPTETLTRITFPLKTKISETNFKKLFLLSKLIDRRLEKVFKSRDSRSNNQTYVSYDFPFYPYIDETWITIQLRGREGTPETSPALLEKTVVAALEKLQAEGPTADEVEYLKKFSSNPHEQLIENEQMLQLFIVNERETDWVLDTIVEAAAISEKIGQEELRKVIRDFIAIDNYTVIFSEKGSSHLSR; from the coding sequence ATGTTTTCAAGACTTCTGCTTCTTTTTGCAATTCTGACCCAAGCCCCGGCGATATCGTGGTCGCAGCAGCAGGAGGATTCTACCCACCTACAGCAGGAGGTGAAAGAAGGGATTGAAATCCGCGAGTTTAAAGGTCACCAACTTTGTGAAATGCAGCTGTCTAACGGGATGCGCGTCATTCTAAAGCAAGTGGCAGCTGACGAAGATGAACTTGAGATCAGGCTTATTGCTCAAGGTGGATGGACCAGTTTCATCAAGCAGGAGAAAGCTAACGCGCGGATCGCGACAGATGTTCTTTGGGAATCGGGTTTTGGCAAGTTAAGCCCTGATCAGATCTCTTCGCTAATGTGGCGCAATTCTGTCGAGTTGACGAATGATATTTACCCTTTCAGCCGCACCATCGAGGGGTCGGCTTCCGAAGAAGGTGTCGAGACGTTATTCAAGATGATTAACTGGCTCTTTACCGAGCCGCAGTTTACCGAAGAGGGCTATGCCCAGGCAAAGTCCTATCTCACCGATACCCTTAAGTTTCAGCCTTATGACGCCAACAGGATGTTCGATTATCTCTCCAAATCCCTGAACACAGCCTACTATAAAGGATTCAGGCAGCTTAGTATTCAAACGCTGAAGGCCAAGACCGATCTGGCCGGTGTTAAAGAGGCTTATGAAAAATCTTTCGGCGATCCCGGTGAGTTTATTGCGATTATCACGGGTAGTTTTGAACAGGAGGAGATTGTCTCTTTAGTGAAAAGGTATTTGGCAACCATTCCACTCCAGTTGAAGAATCGGTTCTTGATGACGGCCAAAGAAAATGGCGCCCCGCAATTTCCGAGCGGAGTCACACGAGTTGAAGTGCCCTCGTTGCAGCTTGGCCCGACAGAAACGCTGACCCGGATCACATTTCCCCTGAAAACGAAGATCAGCGAAACCAATTTCAAAAAGCTGTTTCTGCTTTCCAAGCTAATTGACAGGCGCTTAGAAAAAGTGTTCAAAAGCAGGGATAGCCGTTCAAACAATCAAACCTACGTGTCTTACGATTTTCCCTTTTATCCTTACATCGACGAGACGTGGATCACCATCCAACTACGCGGGCGGGAGGGAACTCCGGAAACGAGCCCTGCCCTTCTTGAAAAAACTGTGGTTGCGGCATTAGAGAAGCTGCAGGCGGAGGGGCCGACAGCGGATGAGGTCGAATATCTTAAGAAATTCTCGTCCAATCCCCATGAACAACTCATCGAAAACGAACAGATGCTCCAGCTGTTTATCGTCAATGAACGGGAAACAGATTGGGTGCTCGACACGATTGTCGAGGCCGCGGCGATCAGCGAAAAGATTGGGCAGGAAGAGTTGCGTAAAGTGATCAGGGATTTTATCGCGATCGATAACTATACGGTGATCTTTTCAGAGAAGGGGTCTTCCCATCTGTCCAGATAA
- a CDS encoding NUDIX hydrolase → MPPQKVMEPKASFGIVLSQDKKQLLLVKRKDVPIWVLPGGGVDPDETPGNAAVREVLEETGAVCSVVRAIAIYSPRGAFTETTYLYELEEVNPSKRNLILTEESVDVGFFPLDKLPSPFFSIHLQWLNDAMTSSDGVIEKPIEGITLTSILCFGVKHPILLLRFFFSRLKRYLENVSRPG, encoded by the coding sequence ATGCCCCCGCAAAAAGTAATGGAACCTAAAGCCTCCTTTGGAATTGTACTAAGCCAAGACAAAAAGCAGCTGCTCTTGGTCAAAAGAAAAGACGTTCCAATTTGGGTGTTGCCGGGGGGTGGAGTTGACCCAGATGAAACTCCGGGCAACGCCGCCGTGCGAGAAGTGCTTGAAGAAACTGGTGCCGTATGCTCTGTTGTACGAGCGATCGCAATCTATTCCCCTCGCGGAGCCTTCACCGAGACAACCTATCTCTACGAGCTTGAAGAGGTAAATCCCTCCAAGCGCAACCTGATTCTGACGGAGGAATCGGTTGATGTGGGTTTCTTTCCCCTTGATAAGCTGCCATCTCCTTTTTTTTCCATCCATCTGCAGTGGCTGAATGACGCCATGACCTCAAGTGACGGAGTGATCGAAAAACCGATAGAAGGGATAACTTTGACTAGCATCCTGTGCTTTGGTGTGAAACACCCTATCCTTTTGCTCAGGTTCTTTTTCTCGCGGCTTAAGCGCTACTTAGAGAATGTCTCAAGGCCAGGATAA
- a CDS encoding L-serine ammonia-lyase: MAISIFNLFSIGIGPSSSHTVGPMRAALMFVKELKENQQLSLTEQIVVELYGSLALTGKGHCTDIAVLMGLEGETPEGVDPGSIDVRLEAIRREQRIHLLKHKWIPFAEERNLKFHMDKQLPTHPNGMRFTAYDAAGNEINQHVYYSVGGGFIVKHEEAASKSSVLEEKNHPLPYPFKTAGELLEHCSRENKSIRDIVLANEMTWRSNEEITQGVLKIWDVMKECVERGIEKEGVLPGGLKVRRRARDIYLKLASKSPEASRDPVSFLEWVSLWALAVNEENANGGRVVTAPTNGAAGVIPAVLHYYTRLTDHPTEDGIVTFFLVAGAIGILYKEGASISAAEMGCMGEVGVACSMAAAGLAAALGGSDMQVENAAEIGMEHNLGLTCDPVMGLVQIPCIERNTMGAIKAINASVLALNGDGIHRVSLDHVIATMRETGHNMKHIYKETSLGGLAANVPEC, encoded by the coding sequence ATGGCCATCAGCATCTTTAATCTCTTTTCTATTGGGATTGGGCCTTCGAGTTCTCACACCGTTGGGCCGATGAGGGCGGCTTTGATGTTTGTCAAAGAGCTCAAGGAAAATCAGCAGCTTTCGCTGACGGAACAAATTGTCGTCGAGCTCTATGGGTCTTTGGCTTTGACCGGTAAGGGGCACTGTACGGATATTGCCGTACTGATGGGGCTTGAAGGGGAAACGCCTGAAGGGGTAGATCCCGGGTCAATCGATGTCCGGCTGGAGGCGATCAGGCGCGAACAGCGGATTCATTTGCTAAAGCACAAGTGGATCCCCTTTGCCGAAGAGCGTAATTTAAAATTCCACATGGACAAGCAGCTTCCTACGCATCCCAACGGAATGCGCTTCACCGCGTATGATGCCGCGGGCAACGAAATCAACCAGCACGTCTATTACTCGGTTGGTGGGGGCTTTATCGTTAAACATGAAGAGGCTGCCTCGAAGAGTTCTGTGCTGGAAGAGAAAAATCACCCCCTTCCTTACCCCTTTAAGACGGCCGGCGAGCTGCTGGAGCACTGCAGCCGAGAAAACAAATCCATTCGCGACATTGTGTTAGCCAATGAAATGACATGGCGATCAAATGAGGAAATTACGCAGGGTGTCCTCAAAATCTGGGATGTCATGAAAGAGTGTGTGGAGCGGGGGATTGAAAAAGAGGGAGTCTTACCCGGAGGGCTTAAAGTGCGGCGTCGCGCACGGGATATCTATCTTAAGCTGGCATCCAAGTCACCGGAAGCCTCCAGGGATCCGGTCTCGTTTTTGGAGTGGGTCAGCCTGTGGGCTCTTGCGGTCAACGAAGAGAATGCCAATGGCGGCAGAGTGGTGACTGCGCCAACGAACGGAGCGGCAGGGGTCATTCCGGCTGTCTTACACTACTACACCCGCCTCACCGATCACCCGACTGAAGATGGGATCGTAACTTTCTTCTTAGTCGCCGGCGCGATTGGCATCCTATATAAGGAGGGAGCGTCCATTTCTGCGGCTGAAATGGGGTGTATGGGTGAAGTGGGGGTCGCCTGTTCAATGGCAGCTGCCGGGCTTGCGGCTGCGCTGGGGGGGAGCGACATGCAAGTCGAGAATGCAGCAGAAATTGGAATGGAGCATAACTTGGGATTGACCTGCGACCCGGTCATGGGGCTTGTGCAGATTCCTTGCATTGAACGCAACACCATGGGTGCTATCAAAGCGATAAACGCTTCGGTGTTGGCATTAAATGGCGATGGCATCCACCGAGTCTCGCTCGACCATGTCATCGCGACGATGCGGGAGACCGGTCACAATATGAAGCACATCTATAAAGAAACTTCTCTTGGCGGGCTTGCAGCGAACGTTCCGGAATGTTAG
- a CDS encoding CTP synthase: MTVNYIFVTGGVCSSLGKGLTAASIGMLLEKHGIKVAMLKLDPYLNVDPGTMSPYQHGEVYVTDDGAETDLDLGHYFRYTDSPLSRASNATSGQIYNTVIRRERRGDYLGKTVQVIPHITDEIKKRIHECGTQEPGIQLVIVEIGGTVGDIESLPFMEAIRQFRHENKSRCLNIHLTYVPFLKAAQEFKTKPSQHSVQILREIGIFPDIMLCRSEMTLPEDVKAKISLFCNVSEEAVIEEVDVEHSIYEVPIKLHEQGLDTMIAKFFDFKTKQIHLGEWERLIDVIRNPKGKVTIGVVGKYVQHQDAYKSIYEALSHAALDQGYRLEIKRFEADKLPQDSDKFKQEIAGCDGYLVPGGFGERGFEGKVKAAQFCRENKIPYFGICLGMQVLAVEFARHAANLEEANSTEIDPNTKNPVISLLSEQHIVQDFGGTMRLGAYHCDLKEGSLAHKAYQSKHISERHRHRFEYNNKYLPEMEKAGFVVSGRLKEGHLCEIAEVKGHPWMLGVQFHPEFKSKPTKPHPLFNDFIKAAIANHRSH, translated from the coding sequence ATGACAGTGAATTATATTTTCGTGACGGGAGGAGTATGCTCCTCCCTAGGCAAAGGGTTAACAGCAGCATCAATCGGTATGTTGCTTGAAAAGCATGGCATCAAAGTGGCGATGCTGAAGCTGGATCCATACCTTAACGTCGATCCAGGCACCATGAGCCCCTACCAGCATGGCGAAGTCTACGTGACAGACGACGGCGCCGAGACAGACCTGGACCTCGGCCACTACTTCCGCTACACAGACTCCCCCCTGTCAAGAGCCTCCAACGCCACCTCCGGACAGATCTATAATACAGTCATCCGTCGGGAGCGCCGCGGCGACTACCTTGGAAAAACAGTACAGGTGATCCCGCACATCACGGACGAGATCAAAAAGCGCATCCATGAATGCGGCACCCAAGAACCCGGCATCCAGCTTGTGATCGTAGAGATCGGCGGTACCGTCGGCGACATCGAATCGCTACCGTTCATGGAAGCAATCCGCCAATTCCGCCATGAGAACAAGAGCAGGTGCTTAAACATCCACCTCACCTATGTGCCCTTCTTAAAGGCTGCCCAAGAGTTTAAAACAAAGCCTTCGCAGCACTCCGTGCAAATCCTGCGCGAGATCGGCATATTCCCTGATATTATGCTCTGCAGATCAGAAATGACCCTCCCGGAAGATGTAAAAGCTAAGATCTCGCTTTTCTGCAACGTCTCGGAAGAAGCGGTCATCGAAGAAGTCGATGTCGAGCACAGCATTTATGAGGTGCCTATTAAGCTGCACGAGCAGGGCCTGGACACCATGATCGCCAAATTCTTCGACTTTAAAACGAAACAGATCCATCTCGGTGAGTGGGAGCGCTTGATCGACGTGATCAGGAACCCCAAAGGCAAAGTCACCATCGGCGTCGTCGGCAAATATGTACAGCATCAAGATGCCTACAAGTCAATTTATGAAGCACTGAGCCACGCTGCGCTAGATCAGGGCTACCGCCTGGAAATTAAGCGTTTTGAGGCCGACAAGCTCCCGCAGGATTCCGACAAATTCAAGCAAGAGATCGCAGGCTGCGATGGCTACTTGGTGCCGGGCGGTTTCGGAGAGCGCGGTTTTGAAGGTAAAGTGAAAGCGGCGCAATTTTGCCGGGAAAATAAAATCCCCTACTTTGGCATTTGCCTCGGCATGCAGGTTCTCGCCGTGGAATTTGCCCGTCATGCCGCCAACCTTGAGGAGGCAAATTCCACCGAAATCGATCCCAACACCAAAAATCCGGTCATTTCGCTTCTCTCGGAGCAACACATCGTCCAGGATTTTGGCGGAACGATGCGCCTCGGAGCTTATCATTGTGACCTCAAGGAGGGTTCGCTTGCCCATAAAGCCTATCAAAGCAAGCACATCTCCGAAAGACACCGCCACCGTTTCGAGTACAATAACAAATACCTGCCTGAGATGGAAAAAGCCGGCTTTGTCGTATCGGGCAGGCTGAAAGAGGGACACCTCTGCGAGATCGCCGAAGTTAAAGGACACCCTTGGATGCTCGGCGTGCAGTTCCACCCTGAATTCAAGTCCAAGCCAACAAAACCGCATCCCCTTTTCAATGATTTTATCAAGGCAGCGATCGCCAACCACCGGAGCCATTAA
- the ruvX gene encoding Holliday junction resolvase RuvX produces the protein MKGIKTRIIAIDYGQKRIGIAYSDETKLIAMPKEMILTERKLERTALKFAELIRAHEKELGYQVEEIVIGKPLLMSGKSGLMADEVKAFVELLSKEFTCPIIAWDERLSSVQAERALIEANLSRKQRTKHVDQVAAVIILQSYLDHKHIAKERQT, from the coding sequence ATGAAAGGGATAAAAACACGCATCATAGCGATCGACTACGGGCAGAAAAGGATAGGAATTGCCTATTCCGATGAGACGAAATTGATCGCTATGCCCAAAGAGATGATCCTTACCGAAAGAAAACTGGAGAGGACTGCTTTAAAGTTTGCAGAACTCATACGCGCTCACGAAAAGGAGCTTGGCTACCAGGTAGAAGAGATCGTTATCGGCAAGCCTCTCTTGATGAGCGGCAAGAGCGGGCTTATGGCCGATGAGGTCAAAGCCTTCGTCGAGCTGCTCTCCAAAGAGTTTACGTGCCCCATCATTGCGTGGGATGAGAGACTCTCCTCTGTCCAGGCGGAAAGAGCGCTGATCGAAGCAAACCTGTCAAGAAAACAGCGCACCAAGCACGTCGATCAAGTCGCCGCTGTCATTATCTTGCAAAGTTATCTCGATCACAAACACATAGCAAAAGAAAGACAGACCTAA
- a CDS encoding alpha/beta hydrolase, whose translation MHQEQRESITLEIKGMKLFGLLHTPVNLSNAPCVFFCHGLAGNKIGKDRVYVEIASKLCREGIASFRMDFRGSGDSDGAFSEMLPEYYVEDALAALNFLTTRKGIDPDRLGIMARSFGGPVAVEAAAQHKRIKSLTLWCPMFSGEQWRDHWQLLLSHSVDAKKAGEMMRINGQQGSTEFFERFMRISVENPLKELSSIPLLHIHGEEDTKVTMQHAHDYERIRKGASAPSRFIRLPKTDHDFSHFDEKQRSIDETIQWFKETLK comes from the coding sequence ATGCATCAGGAACAGCGCGAAAGCATTACACTGGAAATCAAAGGGATGAAGCTTTTTGGGCTGCTTCACACCCCCGTTAATCTATCAAATGCGCCCTGTGTCTTTTTCTGCCACGGCCTGGCAGGCAACAAGATTGGTAAAGACCGCGTCTACGTTGAGATCGCCTCTAAACTGTGTAGAGAGGGGATCGCGTCTTTCCGGATGGATTTCAGGGGGTCGGGCGACAGCGACGGAGCGTTCTCTGAGATGTTGCCGGAATATTATGTCGAAGACGCACTTGCCGCCCTCAACTTCCTGACGACAAGAAAGGGGATTGATCCGGATAGACTTGGCATCATGGCGCGTTCTTTTGGCGGGCCCGTGGCAGTCGAAGCGGCCGCTCAGCACAAACGAATCAAAAGTTTAACTCTTTGGTGCCCTATGTTTTCCGGCGAGCAATGGCGGGATCATTGGCAGCTTCTTTTGAGCCATTCGGTCGACGCTAAAAAAGCGGGTGAGATGATGCGGATCAACGGACAACAGGGCAGCACAGAGTTTTTTGAGCGGTTTATGCGCATTAGTGTCGAGAACCCGCTAAAAGAGTTAAGCTCCATCCCCCTCTTGCATATTCATGGCGAGGAAGACACCAAAGTGACAATGCAGCATGCTCACGATTATGAGCGTATCAGAAAGGGCGCCAGCGCCCCGTCGCGGTTCATTCGCCTGCCCAAGACCGATCACGATTTTTCGCATTTCGACGAAAAGCAGCGTTCTATCGACGAGACGATTCAGTGGTTTAAAGAAACCCTTAAATAG
- a CDS encoding hemolysin family protein → MESPLLPLTIFILLFLSAFFSSSEVALFSLSPQRVNSFKTSHNAREKLIGSLLHRSKDLLVTVFIMNTLVNILLQNASSAYFEGLGGWAFKVGLPLFLTLVFGEIIPKTYGIENSISLSYKVAPLIALIQKALTPLRKIVVAITYPVSKILFFYLRKASPISKDELTHALKASKLHGVLTDEEAALSLGYLNLQTRNVREVMRPKEDILFYDLEEPLTKLEYLFMEKECSRIPVCKSGLDQVVGVMTIKSYFLNRPKITAPEHLLRFVEPSFYVPETITARVLLKKMQKYSKTFALVVDEYGAVSGVITDEDLAEVVVGEISDARDEKQQYIRQSRTEIIATGRFEIDELEDVFGFGLNNPSGMVTVAGWLTERVGEIPKTGQKFENEDYLFQILASDPTRVKKIYIRKK, encoded by the coding sequence ATGGAATCGCCCCTACTCCCGTTGACCATTTTTATCCTTCTCTTCCTGTCGGCCTTTTTTTCGTCGTCGGAGGTCGCCCTTTTTTCGCTCTCTCCGCAGCGAGTCAATTCCTTCAAGACATCGCACAATGCGCGTGAAAAGCTCATCGGATCGCTGCTGCACAGATCGAAAGATCTGCTGGTGACTGTCTTTATCATGAACACGCTAGTCAATATCTTGCTCCAAAACGCCTCTTCAGCCTACTTTGAGGGACTGGGAGGGTGGGCGTTCAAAGTAGGATTGCCGCTCTTTCTCACGCTGGTGTTCGGTGAAATAATCCCCAAAACATACGGCATTGAAAACAGCATTTCTCTCTCTTATAAAGTCGCCCCGTTAATCGCCCTCATCCAAAAGGCCTTGACCCCCTTGAGGAAGATTGTTGTAGCCATTACCTACCCGGTGTCGAAAATCCTATTTTTCTACCTGCGAAAAGCCAGCCCCATCAGTAAAGACGAATTGACTCATGCCCTTAAAGCTTCCAAACTGCATGGCGTTCTGACAGACGAGGAGGCCGCCCTTTCGCTGGGATACCTCAACTTGCAGACAAGGAACGTAAGGGAAGTGATGCGGCCCAAGGAGGATATTCTTTTCTATGATCTAGAAGAGCCCCTGACAAAGCTTGAATACCTGTTTATGGAAAAAGAATGCTCCAGAATACCCGTTTGTAAATCGGGACTCGACCAGGTAGTGGGTGTCATGACGATCAAATCCTACTTTCTGAACAGACCCAAAATCACAGCGCCCGAGCATCTGCTCCGCTTCGTCGAGCCCTCCTTTTACGTCCCGGAAACGATCACAGCGCGCGTTTTGTTAAAAAAAATGCAGAAATACTCCAAAACTTTTGCATTGGTAGTGGATGAGTATGGAGCGGTAAGCGGTGTCATCACCGATGAAGACTTAGCTGAAGTCGTTGTGGGAGAAATTTCCGATGCCCGGGATGAAAAGCAGCAGTATATCCGGCAGAGCCGCACCGAGATTATCGCCACCGGCCGATTCGAAATCGATGAGCTCGAAGACGTGTTCGGTTTTGGGCTGAACAATCCAAGCGGCATGGTCACAGTGGCCGGATGGCTGACGGAGCGCGTCGGTGAAATTCCAAAAACAGGGCAAAAATTCGAAAATGAAGATTACCTGTTCCAAATACTTGCGTCAGACCCGACAAGAGTTAAGAAGATTTATATCAGGAAAAAGTGA
- the kdsB gene encoding 3-deoxy-manno-octulosonate cytidylyltransferase, which translates to MSASQETKKVIGVIPARFGSQRLPGKPLLPIKGKPLIQHTWENARKAKNLSALIIATDDERIKKAAEEFGALVVMTPEECPTGSDRIAWVSKHTPLFHDAEIIVNIQGDEPDINPAVIEDCVDALIEHPDASLATAVVKIHSREEAESLSVVKCVRDAHGYALYFSRALIPHSKNGCYCPDTDYFKHIGIYAYKKPFLDLYPYLPKTPLQLSEDLEQLRVLETGHKIITILTEHDSLGIDTEQDLRRKVERTT; encoded by the coding sequence ATGTCTGCATCACAAGAGACAAAAAAGGTCATTGGCGTTATCCCCGCGCGATTCGGAAGCCAGCGGCTCCCCGGAAAACCTCTCCTTCCCATTAAGGGAAAGCCTCTGATTCAACACACATGGGAAAACGCCCGAAAAGCCAAAAATCTAAGCGCCCTCATCATTGCGACAGACGACGAGCGGATTAAGAAAGCCGCAGAAGAGTTTGGCGCTTTAGTGGTGATGACTCCAGAGGAGTGTCCCACAGGCAGCGACCGCATTGCGTGGGTCTCCAAACACACCCCCCTCTTCCATGATGCGGAAATCATCGTCAATATCCAGGGTGATGAACCTGATATTAACCCTGCCGTGATCGAAGATTGCGTCGATGCACTGATTGAACATCCCGATGCCTCTTTGGCCACCGCCGTTGTCAAGATTCACTCCAGGGAAGAGGCCGAGTCTCTATCTGTTGTCAAATGTGTGCGCGATGCGCACGGCTACGCACTCTATTTTTCGAGAGCGCTCATACCGCACAGCAAAAATGGATGCTACTGCCCTGACACCGATTACTTCAAACATATAGGCATCTATGCCTACAAAAAGCCTTTCCTTGACCTTTATCCCTACCTTCCTAAAACGCCTCTGCAGCTTTCAGAGGATCTGGAGCAGCTACGCGTTTTGGAAACAGGACACAAAATCATAACGATCCTGACGGAGCACGATTCCTTAGGGATCGACACAGAACAGGACTTAAGAAGAAAAGTAGAGCGGACCACATGA
- a CDS encoding 3-deoxy-D-manno-octulosonic acid transferase, whose product MFSFLWDFFVSVGAILALPRFFYRFRKNPALPRALKQKLGFGFPSLSAEGPVVWVHAVSVGEVKAVSALASRLKEEVPGCTLLVTTITLTGNDEAKKSIPQADHILFLPFDISFIMKRVLKKIRPSLLVITETDFWFHLVNEAKKGGAQVALVNGKISERSARRFKRFPFISHRLFSTIDQFLLQSEDYEERFLALGVPKEKISITGNLKLDTKIKPLSESEKEMLRSRLGVTQSVKTVVFASTHPGEEELAINLAKELDEKEQAKIVIVPRHPERFVQVAGALRLAGLSFTQISKESAGPSTAVVLVDQMGLLGSIYQITDIAVVCGSFTPIGGHNIIEPMPFNVPVLFGPHMFKQPEFTLLAQKYRAGLMIKIEELSKSVRELLANDQKREELGRAGVRLVLDNQGASAKTWQQLLPLLHLGGEVRDFVRPTKSTL is encoded by the coding sequence GTGTTTTCTTTTCTTTGGGACTTCTTTGTATCGGTGGGAGCTATCCTTGCGCTCCCGCGTTTTTTCTACCGGTTTCGCAAAAACCCCGCTCTGCCGCGGGCTCTTAAGCAAAAATTGGGCTTTGGATTTCCCTCTCTTTCAGCCGAGGGGCCGGTAGTCTGGGTCCATGCCGTGTCTGTGGGAGAGGTCAAAGCGGTTTCTGCGCTGGCCAGTCGGCTCAAGGAAGAGGTTCCCGGCTGTACGCTCCTTGTCACCACCATCACGCTCACCGGAAACGACGAGGCAAAAAAAAGCATTCCCCAGGCCGACCATATCCTTTTCTTGCCCTTTGACATCTCCTTCATCATGAAAAGGGTTCTTAAGAAGATCCGTCCGTCTCTCCTGGTGATTACCGAAACCGATTTCTGGTTCCATCTCGTGAATGAAGCCAAAAAGGGGGGGGCGCAGGTTGCTTTGGTTAACGGAAAGATTTCTGAGAGATCCGCTCGAAGGTTTAAGAGGTTTCCCTTCATTAGCCACCGGCTATTTTCCACTATTGATCAGTTTCTTTTACAAAGCGAAGACTATGAGGAGCGCTTTTTAGCTCTCGGAGTCCCAAAGGAAAAAATATCGATTACAGGCAACCTCAAGCTCGACACAAAAATTAAGCCTTTAAGCGAAAGCGAAAAAGAGATGTTAAGAAGCCGGCTTGGCGTGACTCAAAGTGTGAAGACGGTGGTGTTCGCCTCGACGCACCCTGGAGAGGAGGAGCTCGCCATCAACTTGGCTAAGGAGCTGGATGAGAAGGAGCAAGCTAAGATTGTGATTGTTCCGAGGCATCCGGAGCGATTCGTCCAGGTGGCGGGCGCCCTGCGTTTGGCCGGCCTTTCCTTCACCCAAATTTCCAAAGAATCCGCGGGTCCGAGCACGGCCGTGGTCTTGGTGGATCAGATGGGGCTTTTGGGTTCTATCTACCAAATCACAGATATCGCGGTCGTTTGCGGCAGCTTCACACCCATTGGCGGGCACAACATTATTGAACCGATGCCATTCAATGTTCCGGTGCTATTTGGACCTCACATGTTCAAGCAGCCGGAATTTACGCTGCTGGCGCAAAAATACCGTGCCGGGCTGATGATCAAGATAGAAGAGTTATCCAAAAGTGTGCGAGAGCTTCTTGCAAACGATCAAAAGCGGGAAGAGTTGGGGCGGGCTGGTGTGCGCCTTGTCCTTGATAATCAGGGTGCTTCAGCGAAAACTTGGCAACAACTGCTTCCTCTCTTGCATCTGGGCGGGGAAGTGAGGGATTTCGTTAGACCTACAAAATCAACGCTTTAG
- a CDS encoding superoxide dismutase [Ni] — MKKLIIATAAFLIATAGGLHGHCQMPCGIYHDDMVYDLIDQYVETMHKAISELKMIKFDTVQDKNQFIRWIMQKEKMSDDVSDLIMKYFLQQKIKPDEQDTAEKVVSAHKLLFLAVCMKQVPELKTLYEFMEEWKKFKHMFHREGYSCKIEEIKLKKWEQEAAEMKKQEAEEKAKAAASTKQEEKAKPVGNSFELKEPSKS; from the coding sequence ATGAAAAAGCTAATAATCGCGACCGCAGCATTTCTTATCGCTACCGCCGGGGGGCTGCATGGACATTGCCAGATGCCTTGCGGAATTTACCATGATGACATGGTATACGACCTGATTGACCAGTATGTAGAGACGATGCACAAAGCTATTTCCGAACTGAAGATGATCAAATTCGACACAGTTCAGGATAAAAACCAGTTCATTCGCTGGATCATGCAGAAAGAAAAGATGTCAGATGATGTCTCCGATCTGATTATGAAGTACTTTTTGCAGCAGAAGATAAAGCCCGATGAGCAAGACACTGCTGAGAAGGTCGTTTCGGCACATAAACTTCTCTTCCTGGCTGTCTGCATGAAGCAGGTTCCCGAACTGAAGACTTTGTATGAGTTCATGGAAGAGTGGAAAAAGTTTAAGCACATGTTCCATAGAGAAGGTTATTCCTGCAAGATTGAAGAAATTAAGCTTAAGAAGTGGGAGCAAGAAGCTGCTGAGATGAAGAAGCAAGAGGCCGAAGAGAAGGCCAAAGCGGCGGCATCAACCAAGCAGGAAGAGAAGGCCAAACCCGTCGGGAACTCTTTCGAACTTAAGGAGCCGTCCAAGTCATAG